The Gallus gallus isolate bGalGal1 chromosome 3, bGalGal1.mat.broiler.GRCg7b, whole genome shotgun sequence genome window below encodes:
- the SUPT7L gene encoding STAGA complex 65 subunit gamma, translating into MLRYWGEIPVPSNQANRSSFDLLQREFRTVEVQDPPLHQPSANKPRPTTMLDVPSEPCSLTIHTIQLIQHNRRLRSLIAMAQAQNQQQAEGIKTEDNEPLPSRPASPPLPDDLLPLDSKPPKMPFQLRHSDPESDFYRGKGEPVTELSWSSCRQLLYQSMATILAHTGFECANESVLETLTDIAHEYCLKFTKLLRFAVDREARLGHTPFPDVMEQVFHEVGIGSVLSLQKFWQHRIKDYHSYMLQVSKQLSEEYEKIVNPEKAAEDTKPVKIKEEPVSDITFPISEELEGDLASGDQSLPVGVLGAQSERFSANLEVEASPQTSGAEVNASPLWNLAQVKMEPQENEEANVHGHGVLGSDVFEEPMSGMSEAGIAQSPNGSESSYGSHSADSLMGSSPVFNQRCKKKMKKM; encoded by the exons ATGCTGCGCTATTGGGGCGAGATCCCGGTGCCATCCAACCAGGCCAACCGCAGCTCTTTCGACCTGCTCCAGCGTGAGTTCCGCACGGTGGAGGTGCAGGACCCTCCGCTGCACCAGCCGTCAGCCAACAAACCACGGCCCACCACCATGCTGGACGTCCCCTCCGAGCCCTGCAGCCTCACCATCCACACCATCCAGCTCATCCAGCACAACAGGAGGCTGCGCAGCCTCATTGCCATGGCCCAGGCACAAaaccagcagcaagcagagggcATCAAGACGGAAGACAACGAACCACTGCCTTCTCGTCCAGCCTCCCCGCCTCTCCCCGATGACCTGCTTCCTCTGGACAGCAAGCCCCCCAAAATGCCATTCCAGCTGAGGCACAGTGACCCAGAGAGCGATTTCTACAG aggaaaagGGGAGCCTGTGACTGAGCTGAGTTGGTCCTCCTGCCGGCAGCTTCTCTACCAGTCAATGGCCACTATCCTGGCTCACACGGGCTTTGAGTGTGCCAATGAGAGTGTCCTGGAGACCCTGACAGACATAGCCCACGAATACTGCTTGAAGTTCACCAAACTGCTGCGCTTCGCTGTGGATCGAGAAGCCCGACTGGGGCACACCCCTTTCCCAGATGTCATGGAGCAGGTCTTTCATGAAGTGGGCATTGGCAGTGTGCTCTCACTGCAGAAGTTCTGGCAGCACCGCATTAAGGATTATCACAGCTATATGCTTCAG GTTAGCAAGCAGCTCTCTGAAGAGTATGAGAAGATTGTCAACCctgaaaaggcagcagaagacACAAAGCCTGTGAAGATTAAGGAGGAGCCTGTTAGTGATATCACTTTCCCCATAAGTGAGGAGCTGGAAGGAGATCTTGCTTCTGGTGACCAGTCTTTGCCCGTTGGAGTTCTCGGAGCTCAAAGTGAGCGATTCTCTGCAAATTTGGAAGTAGAAGCTTCCCCACAGACTTCAG gGGCTGAGGTAAATGCTTCCCCACTCTGGAACTTGGCACAGGTGAAAATGGAGCCACAGGAAAATGAGGAGGCCAATGTACATGGCCATGGGGTCCTAGGCAGCGATGTCTTTGAGGAGCCTATGTCAGGCATGAGCGAAGCTGGGATAGCACAGAGTCCCAATGGCTCTGAGAGCAGCTATGGTTCTCATTCTGCTGACAGTCTGATGGGATCCTCACCTGTCTTCAACCAGCGCTGcaagaaaaagatgaagaagatgTGA